Proteins from a single region of Crassaminicella profunda:
- a CDS encoding DMT family transporter → MDILKGTYKGIFFVALSALFFALNSVFAKIAMQNSNYPGIVMAFGRFILGFIIFSAYVIFKKKNLKPNNVKYIILRAIFNTLTIIFFFISVQFTTITNANMLNMTYPVFVFLMAPYLNKEKVKKVYYSFLVLTMIGYYLIVFPDFNHINKGDVAGLIAGIMAAFAVSSLREARKHDESYLIIFYLMFIGSGITFLLSLPNLEIPTPMVALYIFLSALMGVLGQLFITIGYRYVDSATGALVSASRIIFGVILGVSLFSELLSLRIIIGGILIMISLVGVSGILDRYIYVTEKS, encoded by the coding sequence ATGGACATATTAAAGGGAACTTATAAGGGGATTTTTTTTGTTGCTTTATCCGCATTGTTTTTTGCCCTTAATTCTGTATTTGCAAAAATTGCTATGCAAAATTCAAATTATCCAGGGATTGTTATGGCATTTGGCCGTTTTATATTAGGATTTATTATATTTTCAGCTTATGTGATTTTTAAGAAGAAAAATTTAAAGCCTAATAATGTGAAATACATTATTTTAAGAGCCATCTTTAATACCTTAACGATTATATTTTTTTTCATATCTGTGCAATTTACAACTATTACTAACGCTAATATGCTGAATATGACTTATCCAGTATTTGTTTTTTTAATGGCACCATATCTAAACAAAGAAAAAGTGAAAAAAGTATATTATTCTTTTCTGGTCTTAACGATGATCGGTTATTATTTAATCGTTTTTCCTGATTTTAATCATATTAATAAGGGAGATGTTGCAGGGCTTATAGCTGGAATTATGGCTGCTTTTGCAGTATCTTCCTTGCGTGAAGCTAGAAAACATGATGAAAGCTATTTGATTATTTTCTATTTAATGTTTATTGGGAGTGGAATTACTTTTTTATTAAGTCTTCCTAATTTAGAGATACCTACACCCATGGTTGCTTTATATATTTTCTTATCAGCATTAATGGGAGTATTAGGCCAGTTATTTATTACTATTGGATATCGATATGTAGATTCTGCAACAGGTGCATTAGTGTCGGCTAGTAGAATTATTTTTGGAGTAATATTAGGAGTAAGTCTATTTTCTGAATTATTATCACTAAGAATTATTATTGGAGGAATTTTGATAATGATTTCATTAGTGGGGGTAAGTGGTATTTTAGATAGATATATATATGTTACAGAGAAATCATGA
- a CDS encoding phosphopentomutase translates to MINKVIWIVLDSVGMGALPDAQKYGDVGSNTIGNISKALGGLHIPNMEKIGLGHIDGIEGVKKADNPIGCYGRFAEKSEGKDTTTGHWEMCGVCLEKPFPTYPNGFPKEIVDTFEKAIGTKMIGNKPASGTAIIEELGEEHIKTGYPIVYTSADSVFQIAAHEKIIPLDRLYEICTIARNILKEEHGVARVIARPFIGDPGNFTRTSNRRDFSLVPPHETLLDHLKNEGLQVMAVGKIEDIFSNQGITEAIHTKDNMDGVDQTLHYMEQNKKGLIFTNLVDFDMKWGHRNNVEAYGKGLEDFDERLVEILDAMNDTDILFITADHGCDPTMPGTDHSREYVPFLAYGKGLKENHNLKTRKTFSDMGQTIAEIFNISPIKNGESFLKEMINK, encoded by the coding sequence ATGATTAATAAGGTTATTTGGATTGTACTTGACAGTGTAGGTATGGGAGCGCTACCAGATGCTCAAAAATATGGAGATGTAGGTAGTAATACTATCGGCAATATTTCAAAAGCATTAGGAGGTCTTCATATACCTAACATGGAGAAAATAGGCCTTGGCCATATCGATGGTATAGAAGGTGTAAAAAAAGCAGACAATCCCATTGGATGTTATGGACGTTTTGCAGAAAAATCAGAGGGTAAGGATACGACTACAGGGCATTGGGAAATGTGTGGTGTTTGTCTTGAAAAACCATTCCCAACTTATCCAAATGGATTTCCAAAAGAAATTGTAGATACTTTTGAAAAAGCTATTGGTACAAAAATGATAGGAAATAAGCCAGCATCTGGTACAGCCATCATCGAAGAATTAGGAGAAGAACATATAAAAACAGGATATCCTATTGTGTATACTTCTGCTGATAGTGTATTTCAAATTGCAGCTCATGAGAAAATCATTCCTCTTGATCGTTTGTATGAAATTTGTACAATCGCTAGAAATATTTTAAAGGAAGAACATGGCGTTGCAAGAGTCATTGCAAGACCTTTCATAGGAGACCCTGGTAATTTTACTCGAACATCAAACAGGAGAGATTTTTCCCTAGTCCCTCCACATGAAACCCTACTAGATCATCTTAAAAATGAAGGACTTCAGGTGATGGCTGTTGGAAAAATTGAAGATATTTTTTCAAATCAAGGAATTACAGAAGCCATTCATACAAAAGATAATATGGATGGAGTAGATCAAACGCTTCATTATATGGAACAAAATAAAAAAGGATTAATCTTTACAAATCTTGTTGATTTTGATATGAAATGGGGTCATCGCAACAACGTAGAAGCCTACGGAAAAGGATTAGAAGATTTTGATGAAAGACTTGTTGAAATTTTAGATGCTATGAATGATACAGACATATTATTTATTACTGCTGACCATGGATGCGACCCTACAATGCCTGGTACTGACCATTCAAGAGAATATGTTCCATTTTTAGCATATGGAAAAGGGTTAAAAGAAAATCATAATTTAAAAACAAGAAAAACATTTTCTGATATGGGGCAAACCATTGCTGAAATTTTTAATATCTCCCCCATTAAGAACGGAGAAAGCTTCTTAAAAGAAATGATTAATAAATAA
- a CDS encoding purine-nucleoside phosphorylase, which translates to MEYCEKIKQSAEYILNQTKVEPEIGLILGSGLGAIAGQITEKEVYPYNEIPNFPVSTVEGHAGQLVIGTLEGKKVVAMQGRFHYYEGYPMKEVTFPVRVMKLLGIKKLIVTNAAGAVNTSYKPGDLMLISDHLNLSGDHPLIGKNLKDFGPRFPDMSNAYDKNLRAEVKEIAKSLNIELQEGVYACMSGPTYETPAEVKMVRILGGDAVGMSTAPEVITAVHSSIKVIGVSCMTNMAAGILDQPLDHSEVMETSEKARAKFITLMKNIIKNI; encoded by the coding sequence ATGGAATACTGTGAAAAAATAAAACAATCTGCAGAATATATTTTAAATCAAACAAAAGTGGAACCTGAAATCGGTCTTATATTGGGCTCAGGGCTCGGTGCTATTGCAGGCCAAATAACGGAAAAGGAAGTATATCCCTACAATGAAATTCCAAATTTCCCTGTATCTACAGTTGAAGGTCATGCGGGTCAACTGGTTATAGGTACATTAGAAGGAAAAAAAGTAGTAGCTATGCAAGGTCGTTTCCATTATTACGAAGGCTATCCTATGAAAGAAGTAACCTTCCCAGTTCGTGTAATGAAATTATTAGGAATCAAAAAATTAATTGTCACAAATGCCGCCGGCGCAGTGAATACTTCTTATAAACCAGGAGATTTAATGTTAATTAGTGATCATTTAAATCTATCTGGAGATCATCCCCTAATTGGAAAAAACTTAAAGGACTTTGGTCCTCGTTTTCCTGATATGTCAAATGCTTATGATAAAAACTTAAGAGCTGAAGTAAAAGAAATTGCAAAATCTTTAAATATTGAACTACAAGAAGGAGTTTATGCTTGTATGAGCGGTCCTACTTATGAAACTCCTGCCGAAGTAAAAATGGTACGTATTTTAGGGGGAGATGCAGTAGGTATGTCAACAGCTCCAGAAGTTATTACAGCAGTTCACAGTAGTATTAAGGTAATCGGTGTTTCTTGTATGACGAATATGGCTGCTGGTATATTAGACCAACCACTTGATCATAGTGAAGTAATGGAAACTTCTGAAAAAGCCCGAGCAAAATTCATTACACTTATGAAAAATATCATTAAAAACATATAG
- a CDS encoding amidohydrolase: MNILIKNPSVLLFDKEKVFVENKDIAIENGLIKYIGEIPDDFHYDKFINATDKLVMPGLINTHTHLPMSLLRNYADDLPLWEWLTEKVWPSESKLTEEIVYWGSLLSIAELILSGVTCFNDMYNFADIVAKAAQDAKMRGCICETLFDKTRNDQSNFKETRDLFKKWHKSNNDRIRVFVGAHAPYTCSPDYLAKMIPLAKELRTGIHIHLSESVKEVEDSFNLYGKSPVQHLYDLGLFDVRTLAAHCVHLSDEDITILKENNVNVLYNPVSNLKLANGFAPVVKMLENEINVSLATDSSCSNNNLDMFEEIKLSSILNKGIIGDSTIMPAETSLKLATINGAKALGIDDLVGSIEIGKCADMILIDLNKPHLCPRHNLISLLVYSIQASDVDTVIVDGNILMEHRKLTTINLDSVMKNVQLCAQKLIK; this comes from the coding sequence ATGAATATACTCATTAAAAATCCTTCTGTGTTGCTCTTTGATAAAGAAAAGGTCTTTGTAGAAAATAAAGACATAGCCATTGAAAATGGACTTATTAAATATATTGGAGAAATTCCAGATGATTTTCACTATGACAAATTCATCAATGCTACAGATAAACTTGTCATGCCAGGATTGATTAATACCCATACTCATTTGCCTATGTCCCTTTTAAGGAATTATGCTGATGATTTACCTCTTTGGGAATGGCTTACAGAAAAAGTATGGCCCTCTGAATCAAAATTAACTGAAGAAATCGTCTATTGGGGATCACTTCTTAGTATAGCTGAATTAATCCTATCAGGTGTTACCTGCTTTAATGATATGTATAATTTCGCAGATATTGTTGCTAAAGCCGCTCAAGATGCAAAAATGAGAGGCTGTATATGCGAAACTCTTTTTGATAAAACAAGGAATGACCAATCTAATTTTAAAGAAACAAGAGATTTATTCAAAAAATGGCACAAATCAAATAATGATAGGATTCGTGTTTTTGTTGGTGCCCACGCTCCCTATACCTGTTCTCCTGACTATCTAGCAAAAATGATTCCTTTAGCAAAAGAGTTACGAACAGGCATTCACATTCATTTAAGTGAAAGTGTAAAAGAAGTTGAAGACAGCTTTAACTTATACGGAAAATCCCCTGTTCAGCACTTATATGATTTAGGATTATTTGATGTAAGAACCTTGGCAGCTCATTGTGTCCACTTATCTGATGAAGATATTACAATCTTAAAAGAAAATAATGTGAATGTTTTATATAATCCTGTCAGCAACTTAAAACTTGCTAATGGTTTTGCTCCTGTTGTGAAAATGCTAGAAAATGAAATCAATGTATCTCTTGCAACAGATAGTTCTTGCAGTAACAATAATCTAGATATGTTTGAAGAAATTAAGCTTTCGTCTATATTAAACAAAGGTATTATAGGAGACAGTACAATAATGCCTGCTGAAACATCCCTTAAACTGGCTACAATCAATGGCGCTAAAGCACTTGGTATAGATGATTTGGTTGGCTCAATAGAAATTGGAAAATGTGCTGATATGATTTTAATCGATTTAAACAAACCTCATCTGTGTCCACGACATAATTTGATTTCTTTATTGGTATATTCTATCCAAGCTTCAGACGTAGATACAGTTATTGTAGATGGAAATATTCTAATGGAACATCGTAAATTAACTACAATCAATTTGGATTCTGTTATGAAAAATGTTCAGTTATGTGCTCAAAAATTAATAAAATAA
- a CDS encoding XapX domain-containing protein has protein sequence MKLVVIALLTGIITGSIFSWARLPLPAPPTLAGIAGIIGIFLGSKIVDYVIKLFT, from the coding sequence ATGAAACTAGTAGTGATCGCTTTACTTACAGGGATCATCACCGGAAGTATATTTTCTTGGGCAAGACTGCCTTTACCAGCACCCCCGACATTAGCTGGTATAGCAGGAATTATTGGAATATTTTTAGGTTCAAAAATTGTCGATTATGTAATAAAGCTTTTTACATAA
- a CDS encoding sensor domain-containing diguanylate cyclase yields the protein MKKFMGIRNMSFSKKIKIALIFSFMPIILFSILYLIHSRYIVVESMKNESLKIIKNVQKIYIEKYINDVEKDLNLLYEQIQYGDLNDEKIMQNHMKEWERYWKYNTNIDYIYVGTKDKETYVYPYWENKDGYYDPTKRLWYKEGLHSNKIQWVSYRDYRSKKRSVSASKSIKDNKGNIVGVLGMDTTLDNLSASVSKVDLGEDAYVMIVNQQGNIIAHKDKNQLWESVKNNQWYKALKKENYGVFYNKQKKYFISFSTINKNGWKIIGIIPDKYLEELLKPVGLYASVIILISSLLFFIVGNLIIRKLKSENKNICDIIEAIENKDLDMLKIDHYEKGEYGEIYKKLNRAMKMINRIKNDAIYDKLTGAYNRRYFDQVLEELIHKSENFTLMMIDVDDFKKVNDTYGHQKGDFVLKEIAESILKSIREKDILARYGGEEFVIIFPKLESKDVYNITNRIREKIENIKWQENWMKITISAGVSVYNRQTKEKLINEADQLLYKAKSLGKNKVIF from the coding sequence ATGAAGAAATTTATGGGGATTCGAAATATGAGTTTTAGTAAGAAGATAAAAATAGCTTTAATCTTTTCTTTTATGCCAATAATTTTATTCAGTATATTATATCTAATTCATTCTCGATATATTGTTGTTGAAAGTATGAAAAATGAAAGTTTAAAAATTATTAAGAATGTGCAAAAAATATATATTGAAAAATACATTAATGATGTTGAAAAAGATCTGAATCTATTATATGAACAAATTCAATATGGTGATTTGAATGATGAAAAAATAATGCAGAACCATATGAAAGAATGGGAGCGGTATTGGAAATATAATACAAATATTGATTATATTTATGTAGGTACAAAAGATAAGGAAACATATGTATATCCATATTGGGAAAATAAAGATGGTTATTATGATCCAACCAAAAGACTTTGGTATAAAGAGGGTTTACATAGTAATAAAATCCAGTGGGTATCTTATAGAGACTATAGAAGTAAAAAACGATCAGTTTCTGCATCAAAATCTATAAAAGACAATAAAGGAAATATTGTAGGTGTTTTAGGAATGGACACTACATTAGATAATCTTTCTGCAAGTGTTTCAAAAGTAGATTTAGGAGAAGATGCCTATGTGATGATTGTAAACCAACAGGGAAATATTATTGCCCATAAAGATAAGAATCAATTATGGGAAAGTGTAAAAAATAATCAGTGGTATAAAGCATTGAAAAAAGAAAATTATGGTGTTTTTTATAATAAACAAAAGAAATATTTTATAAGTTTTTCTACAATCAATAAAAATGGGTGGAAGATTATTGGGATTATTCCAGATAAGTATTTAGAAGAATTGTTAAAACCTGTGGGTCTATATGCGAGTGTCATTATTTTAATATCTAGTTTATTATTTTTTATTGTAGGAAATTTGATCATTCGAAAGTTAAAAAGTGAAAATAAAAATATATGTGATATCATTGAAGCCATTGAAAATAAAGATTTGGATATGCTCAAGATAGACCATTATGAAAAAGGTGAATATGGAGAAATCTATAAAAAACTCAACCGTGCTATGAAAATGATCAATCGTATAAAAAATGATGCTATATATGATAAATTAACAGGAGCTTATAATAGACGGTATTTTGACCAAGTATTAGAAGAGCTTATACATAAATCTGAAAATTTTACTTTGATGATGATTGATGTAGATGATTTTAAAAAAGTAAATGATACTTATGGGCATCAAAAGGGAGATTTTGTTTTAAAAGAAATCGCGGAGAGTATTTTAAAAAGTATAAGAGAAAAAGATATATTAGCAAGATATGGTGGAGAAGAGTTTGTCATTATATTTCCCAAATTAGAATCAAAGGATGTATATAATATAACGAATAGGATAAGAGAAAAAATTGAAAATATAAAGTGGCAGGAGAACTGGATGAAAATAACTATTAGTGCAGGGGTGAGTGTATATAATAGACAAACAAAGGAAAAATTAATAAATGAAGCAGATCAACTACTATATAAGGCTAAAAGCTTAGGGAAAAATAAAGTGATTTTTTAG
- a CDS encoding putative bifunctional diguanylate cyclase/phosphodiesterase, whose product MFFNGKKDRGFKELFATYERSMILNKKFQPKSISLKITALYLLVGCLWIIFSDRLLQIVVKDLSKLTLLQTFKGWFYVVATAGMLYIIIYRTIEEKECWEKKLLESYEKLEFTHEELIAAEEDLEGQVVELQKSQKALRKSEERFRLAMEGASDGIWDWDIVNNKLLFTRTKALLGFEESEIENSIGGWINLVHLDDLKCMNQELEKHLKRQTHYYENQYRMRTKDGSYKWILSRGKAIFDKNSKPIRMAGSHQDITHYKIAEENIYKLAYYDSLTGLPNRTFFEEKLSQALKEAKKNDYKVAVLYMDLDNFKNVNDTLGHMYGDELLKDVAKLLKRVVPAFGEVTRLGGDEFGIWLPKIMHDEDVISIIENIIGSFQKPWILRDREFYITATIGISLYPEQGKEIYEIIKNADTAMYSAKENGKNNYKFYTPLMNKQLLEKLEMKNNLRHAIKRNEFTLYYQPQIDMNSRKIIGLEVLIRWSHPTLGLIPPYKFIPIAEESNLIIAIGEWVLKTACKQNSKWIKMGFPPLKIAVNLSARQFQQKNLVKAVSDILQKTKIKSELLELEITESLAMKDLNFTIKILKKLRKLGLKISLDDFGTGYSSLNYLKVLPIDTLKMDKTFVDNITESKREQLIAKSVIDLAHGMDLMVTAEGVETKDQFFTLKELQCNKAQGYFFSKPLPTADIEELLKKGYA is encoded by the coding sequence TTGTTTTTTAATGGTAAAAAGGATAGAGGATTTAAAGAATTATTTGCTACGTATGAGCGTTCAATGATACTTAATAAAAAATTTCAACCTAAGTCTATATCTTTGAAAATAACAGCCCTATATCTTTTGGTAGGATGCCTATGGATTATTTTTTCAGATAGATTGTTGCAGATTGTTGTGAAAGATCTTAGCAAATTAACACTGCTTCAAACTTTTAAGGGATGGTTTTATGTTGTTGCAACTGCAGGTATGCTTTATATAATAATCTATAGAACAATAGAGGAAAAAGAATGTTGGGAGAAAAAGCTATTAGAAAGCTATGAGAAACTTGAATTTACCCATGAAGAATTAATTGCAGCTGAAGAAGACTTAGAAGGACAAGTTGTTGAATTACAAAAAAGTCAAAAAGCATTAAGAAAAAGTGAAGAACGATTTAGATTAGCTATGGAAGGAGCAAGTGACGGCATATGGGATTGGGATATTGTAAATAATAAATTATTGTTTACAAGAACGAAAGCGTTACTTGGATTTGAAGAAAGTGAAATTGAAAATAGTATAGGAGGATGGATAAACTTGGTTCATCTAGATGACCTGAAGTGTATGAACCAAGAATTAGAGAAACATTTAAAAAGGCAAACACATTACTATGAAAATCAATATAGAATGCGGACAAAAGATGGAAGTTATAAATGGATATTAAGTAGGGGAAAGGCAATTTTTGATAAAAATAGCAAGCCCATTAGAATGGCAGGTTCTCATCAGGATATTACACATTATAAAATAGCTGAGGAAAATATTTACAAGTTAGCTTATTATGATTCATTAACTGGACTTCCTAATAGAACTTTTTTTGAAGAAAAATTGTCACAAGCATTGAAAGAAGCAAAGAAAAATGATTATAAAGTAGCTGTTTTATATATGGATTTAGATAATTTTAAAAATGTGAATGATACACTTGGACATATGTATGGAGATGAGCTACTTAAAGATGTTGCAAAGCTTTTAAAAAGGGTTGTGCCAGCGTTTGGTGAAGTTACAAGGCTAGGTGGAGATGAGTTTGGTATATGGTTGCCTAAGATCATGCACGATGAAGATGTTATCTCTATTATAGAAAATATAATAGGGTCTTTTCAGAAACCTTGGATATTAAGGGATAGAGAATTTTATATTACAGCAACCATTGGCATAAGTTTATATCCAGAACAAGGAAAAGAGATATATGAAATCATAAAAAATGCAGATACAGCAATGTATTCTGCAAAAGAAAATGGCAAAAACAATTACAAATTTTATACACCATTAATGAATAAGCAGTTGTTAGAAAAATTAGAGATGAAGAATAATTTAAGACATGCAATAAAACGTAATGAATTTACTTTATATTATCAGCCTCAGATTGATATGAATAGTAGAAAGATCATTGGGCTAGAAGTATTAATAAGATGGAGTCATCCTACTTTAGGATTGATACCTCCTTATAAATTTATTCCTATAGCGGAAGAATCAAACTTAATCATTGCAATAGGTGAATGGGTATTAAAAACTGCATGTAAACAGAATAGTAAATGGATAAAGATGGGGTTTCCTCCTCTGAAAATAGCAGTTAATCTTTCTGCTCGTCAATTTCAACAGAAAAATTTAGTAAAAGCAGTAAGTGATATTTTGCAAAAGACAAAAATAAAGTCAGAACTTTTGGAATTAGAAATTACAGAGAGTTTGGCCATGAAAGATTTGAATTTTACTATTAAGATATTAAAGAAATTAAGAAAATTAGGCTTGAAAATATCATTAGATGATTTTGGAACAGGCTATTCTTCTCTAAATTATTTAAAGGTTTTGCCTATTGATACTTTGAAAATGGATAAAACCTTTGTGGATAATATTACAGAATCTAAAAGAGAACAATTAATTGCTAAATCAGTAATTGATTTGGCACATGGTATGGACTTGATGGTTACAGCTGAAGGTGTAGAAACGAAAGATCAATTTTTCACATTAAAAGAGTTACAATGTAACAAGGCGCAAGGATATTTTTTTAGTAAACCTTTACCAACAGCGGATATAGAGGAATTATTAAAAAAAGGTTATGCTTAA
- a CDS encoding M16 family metallopeptidase translates to MVKQLLNSKEYELENGIHLITIKKDTNIASIHVGLKVGAMHENMNEKGISHFIEHMVFKGTNIRDNHRINQELEERAGSYDAYTDYTSTVFSITALSEELEASTELLSDMIMNATFPEEEIEKERKVVLSELKADMDDVEQYSYLKVNEIAFKKSSLRYDVLGTKKTINNFTKEQLKTFYKEHYIPNKCIISVVSPFHHDKVKKMIEKYLKNWERKDEDHILIHIEKNKNIEKISHKNNIEQNTILFLYTFYGLTRKEELALEVLNHKLGESANSILFRALREEKGFSYDVYSDIDSTECIKTLYIYTTAEEDEIWEAKKVIETCIEKIKEREIYFDEKNITHMKKVVKTAVALMLEDSDGLANYALQQKMVNKKINAFVDEMKELDHIQGRDIYKVAEKVFCEPAIHILLNKK, encoded by the coding sequence ATGGTAAAACAACTTTTGAATAGCAAGGAATATGAACTAGAAAATGGAATACATTTAATAACAATAAAAAAAGATACAAATATTGCTTCTATACATGTAGGACTTAAAGTAGGTGCTATGCATGAAAATATGAATGAAAAAGGAATTAGTCATTTTATTGAGCATATGGTCTTTAAAGGTACAAATATAAGGGATAATCATAGAATCAACCAAGAACTTGAAGAGAGAGCGGGTTCTTATGATGCTTATACAGATTATACTTCTACTGTATTTTCCATTACTGCATTATCGGAGGAACTAGAGGCGTCAACGGAGCTTTTATCTGATATGATAATGAACGCTACTTTTCCAGAAGAAGAAATAGAAAAGGAAAGAAAGGTAGTTTTATCAGAGCTAAAAGCAGATATGGATGATGTAGAACAGTACAGTTATTTAAAAGTTAATGAAATAGCTTTTAAAAAGAGTTCATTAAGATATGATGTTTTAGGAACTAAAAAAACAATAAATAATTTTACAAAAGAACAGCTAAAAACATTTTATAAAGAACATTATATTCCTAATAAATGTATAATCAGTGTGGTTTCTCCTTTTCATCATGATAAGGTAAAAAAAATGATAGAAAAGTATTTAAAAAATTGGGAGAGAAAAGATGAGGATCATATTCTTATTCATATAGAAAAAAACAAAAACATTGAAAAAATCTCTCATAAAAATAATATAGAGCAAAATACGATACTTTTCCTGTATACCTTTTATGGATTAACTCGTAAGGAAGAATTAGCTTTGGAAGTATTAAATCATAAATTAGGGGAGAGTGCCAATTCAATCTTGTTTAGAGCTCTCCGAGAAGAAAAAGGCTTTTCCTATGATGTTTATTCTGATATTGATTCAACAGAATGCATAAAAACCTTGTACATTTATACGACGGCTGAAGAAGATGAGATTTGGGAAGCGAAAAAAGTCATTGAAACTTGTATTGAAAAAATAAAAGAAAGGGAAATATATTTTGATGAGAAGAATATTACTCATATGAAAAAGGTAGTAAAAACTGCTGTTGCGTTAATGTTAGAAGATTCTGATGGGTTAGCTAATTATGCTTTACAGCAAAAGATGGTGAATAAAAAGATCAATGCTTTTGTGGATGAAATGAAAGAACTAGATCATATTCAAGGTAGAGACATCTATAAAGTAGCAGAAAAAGTGTTTTGTGAGCCTGCAATACATATTTTATTGAATAAAAAGTGA